The Daucus carota subsp. sativus chromosome 7, DH1 v3.0, whole genome shotgun sequence genome window below encodes:
- the LOC108196450 gene encoding probable WRKY transcription factor 3 produces the protein MGEAEEALATQARPSFTLNLPPRPSMEALFSGGPGLSPGPMTLVSNFFNEYYPDSDNCSFSQLLAGAMASPVAKTSQLSGKDMKSEDGSDKKSGFKQNRPMNLVVAQSPLFMMPPGLSPSGFLNSPGFFSPLQSPFGMSHQQALAHVTAQAALSQSQSFKHIQADSQLPSLLPASAETVTHPSSSSELFFTQQMHDAKLEPENSKIDSPDISNFERKSVSTSLCTDKPGADGYNWRKYGQKQVKASEYPRSYYKCTYANCPVKKKVECSPNGQVTEITYKGQHNHELPLSNKRTKGGSDRSRAVNAEAKVEPAFIGQTESSRSEETVPYHAVPTDQLSTQLVPQQSHELTNDEEGYDAEPRVNEYEDGEPNPKRRNIEVGTQELPISHRAVTESRIVVQTRSEVDLLDDGFKWRKYGQKVVKGNQNPRSYYKCTYAGCNVRKHVERASTDPKAVITSYEGKHNHDTPTSRNSSHNSNNANANQSRPARVGTTKKPVHNDMDFETSQSPFLLQLK, from the exons ATGGGTGAAGCAGAAGAAGCTTTGGCTACACAAGCAAGGCCATCTTTCACTCTGAATCTCCCACCAAGGCCTTCAATGGAAGCTCTTTTCTCAGGTGGGCCTGGTTTGAGTCCAGGCCCCATGACCCTTGTCTCCAATTTCTTCAATGAGTATTATCCAGACTCAGATAACTGTTCTTTCTCTCAGCTTCTTGCTGGAGCTATGGCTTCTCCTGTGGCAAAAACGAGTCAACTTTCTGGTAAAGATATGAAAAGTGAAGATGGGAGTGATAAGAAATCAGGGTTTAAGCAGAATAGGCCTATGAATTTGGTTGTTGCTCAGTCACCTCTGTTTATGATGCCTCCTGGGCTAAGCCCTTCTGGGTTTCTTAATTCACCTGGGTTTTTCTCACCTCTTCAG AGCCCTTTCGGGATGTCCCACCAGCAAGCTCTGGCTCATGTTACGGCTCAGGCTGCATTGTCCCAGTCCCAATCTTTTAAGCATATTCAAGCCGACAGTCAGCTGCCTTCTCTATTACCTGCCTCTGCAGAAACTGTGACACATCCTAGCTCTAGCTCTGAACTATTTTTCACACAACAAATGCATGATGCAAAACTGGAAcctgaaaattcaaaaatcgaTTCACCAGATATCTCAAATTTTGAAAGGAAGTCAGTATCGACTTCCCTTTGTACTGATAAACCTGGGGCTGATGGTTACAATTGGCGGAAATATGGGCAGAAGCAGGTCAAAGCGAGCGAGTATCCAAGAAGCTACTATAAGTGTACATATGCCAActgtcctgttaaaaagaaagTTGAATGTTCTCCTAATGGCCAGGTAACTGAGATTACCTATAAAGGACAGCATAACCATGAGCTACCTCTGTCCAATAAACGTACAAAAGGTGGTAGCGACCGCAGTAGAGCTGTAAATGCCGAGGCAAAGGTTGAGCCTGCTTTTATAGGTCAGACTGAATCAAGTAGGTCAGAGGAGACTGTACCTTACCATGCAGTACCTACCGATCAGCTATCAACTCAATTGGTACCCCAACAATCACATGAATTAACTAATGATGAGGAAGGATATGATGCTGAACCCAGAGTAAATGAGTACGAAGATGGGGAACCAAATCCCAAAAGAAG GAATATAGAGGTTGGGACGCAGGAGTTACCAATTTCCCATAGAGCAGTAACAGAGTCAAGAATAGTTGTACAAACTAGAAGTGAAGTTGATCTTCTAGATGATGGGTTCAAATGGAGAAAATATGGACAGAAAGTGGTCAAGGGTAATCAAAATCCAAG GAGCTATTACAAATGCACTTACGCAGGATGCAATGTTAGAAAGCATGTTGAGAGGGCTTCAACCGACCCTAAAGCTGTCATTACTTCATATGAAGGCAAACACAATCACGATACACCTACATCAAGAAACAGCAGCCACAACTCCAACAATGCAAATGCAAACCAGTCAAGACCTGCAAGAGTGGGCACCACAAAGAAGCCTGTGCATAACGATATGGACTTCGAAACAAGTCAGAGTCCATTTCTCTTACAGCTGAAATAA